One Psychrobacillus glaciei genomic region harbors:
- a CDS encoding hotdog family protein, translated as MLLGKTIKIGRKIEELSIGEKLTITEKIEDKDLLLYLGLTNDNNPLYIQHDYASKTVYEKPVVPPIMLCGVITSAISKYLPGPGSHITKQILTYPNPAYHYSVIEFTFEVKEIHINANNAIIHITAINEDDQTVVDGTFHVSPPMLEDQDGENGK; from the coding sequence TTGTTATTAGGGAAAACAATCAAAATAGGTAGGAAGATTGAAGAACTCTCTATTGGCGAGAAATTAACCATTACTGAAAAGATAGAAGACAAAGATTTACTTTTATACTTAGGGTTAACGAATGATAACAATCCGTTATATATACAGCATGACTATGCGTCCAAAACAGTTTATGAAAAACCAGTTGTTCCACCAATTATGTTATGTGGGGTTATTACATCTGCTATTTCAAAATATTTACCCGGACCAGGATCCCATATAACGAAACAAATATTAACTTATCCTAATCCAGCGTATCATTATTCTGTTATTGAGTTCACTTTTGAGGTGAAAGAAATACATATAAACGCAAATAATGCGATCATTCATATTACTGCTATAAATGAGGATGACCAAACAGTAGTAGATGGGACATTCCATGTTTCACCACCAATGTTAGAAGATCAAGATGGTGAAAATGGGAAGTGA
- a CDS encoding response regulator transcription factor — MKKVLVVDDESSIVTLLKYNLEEAGFEVMTASDGREGLNLAINNHPDVIVLDWMLPFMDGMEICKELRMKKIQTPIIMLTAKDEEFDKVLGLELGADDYMTKPFSPREVTARVKAMIRRSSMSSEAQNSGSKSSEELYIYGALQVFPDRFEVLLNNNPIEFTPKEFELLVYLIENKNRVLTRDQLLSAVWNYDFAGDTRIVDVHISHLRDKIEENSRKPIFIKTIRGLGYKFEEPKNQ, encoded by the coding sequence ATGAAAAAAGTATTAGTTGTAGACGATGAGAGTTCAATTGTAACATTATTAAAATATAATTTAGAAGAAGCAGGATTTGAAGTAATGACAGCTAGCGATGGTCGTGAGGGTTTAAATCTTGCTATAAATAACCATCCAGATGTTATCGTGTTAGATTGGATGTTACCATTTATGGATGGTATGGAAATATGTAAAGAGCTTCGTATGAAGAAAATTCAAACACCAATTATCATGCTTACTGCCAAAGATGAAGAGTTTGATAAAGTGTTGGGTCTTGAATTAGGAGCAGACGACTATATGACAAAACCATTTAGTCCAAGAGAAGTAACAGCGAGAGTTAAAGCGATGATTCGACGTTCTAGTATGTCATCGGAAGCGCAAAACTCGGGATCAAAATCTTCCGAAGAGTTATATATATATGGAGCATTACAAGTTTTTCCTGATCGCTTTGAAGTTTTACTAAATAATAATCCTATTGAATTTACGCCAAAAGAATTTGAATTACTAGTTTATTTAATCGAAAATAAAAATAGGGTATTGACTCGAGATCAGTTGCTTAGTGCAGTATGGAATTATGACTTTGCAGGTGATACTCGAATTGTAGATGTTCATATTAGTCATCTGAGAGACAAAATTGAAGAAAACAGTAGAAAACCAATATTTATAAAAACAATACGAGGTCTTGGGTATAAATTTGAGGAGCCTAAGAACCAATGA
- the pnpS gene encoding two-component system histidine kinase PnpS: MKTYKSRILRTYSILIGVILAGLGIVLGQLFPIFVEHSINKIMSAKFEKVSNYLSTTNLPKEEQNNINYMMSSTLQNDTIFSVQHSVWLLLFFTVIAAYLLALFLGARIFRKYAQPIDHLTETAMELARGNYRIRAFEDDFSGMSKLSNSINILARNLHDISIMRETEKERLKTLIENMGSALIMIDGNGIVTIVNRSFLDQLQLSLDNVDGKLFRKIGLPHNMEAFIDKLFLTESSNREQLHIQRNLHTYYMDAYGAPVIGEHGRWLGIVVVMHDITELIKLEQIRKDFVANVSHELKTPVTSIKGFSETLLFGAYKNEETLLSFLEIIHKESNRLQMLINDLLDLSKVEQVGYKVNLNKVELREILIRGLEMTTHLVEEKNIKMETTVDENVHVLGDKNRLIQIMMNLLANAITYSPENTTIHVNIYKNKTFGVFQIQDEGIGIKKSEINRIFERFYRVDRARSRNSGGTGLGLAIVKHLVEAHHGLIEVESEVGKGTIFTVSIPIVKS; the protein is encoded by the coding sequence ATGAAAACGTATAAATCTCGAATTTTGCGTACTTATTCAATATTAATCGGAGTAATATTAGCTGGACTAGGAATTGTCCTTGGACAGCTTTTTCCAATTTTTGTTGAACACTCCATAAATAAAATAATGTCCGCGAAATTTGAAAAAGTATCCAACTATTTAAGTACTACTAATCTTCCAAAAGAAGAACAAAATAATATCAATTATATGATGTCTTCAACCTTACAAAATGATACCATTTTTAGCGTGCAGCACTCTGTTTGGTTACTTTTGTTTTTTACGGTAATAGCAGCTTATTTATTGGCTTTATTTCTTGGGGCACGTATATTTAGAAAATATGCTCAACCAATTGATCATCTAACCGAAACTGCGATGGAACTTGCTAGAGGAAACTATCGAATTAGAGCATTCGAAGATGATTTTTCTGGTATGTCTAAATTAAGCAATTCCATCAATATTCTTGCGAGAAATCTACACGACATTTCTATTATGCGTGAAACGGAAAAAGAGCGATTAAAAACGCTAATCGAAAATATGGGCAGTGCGTTAATTATGATTGATGGAAACGGAATCGTAACTATAGTCAATCGTTCCTTTTTAGATCAATTGCAACTATCATTAGACAATGTAGACGGTAAGCTTTTTCGTAAAATAGGTTTGCCTCATAACATGGAAGCATTTATTGATAAGCTCTTTTTAACCGAATCTTCCAATCGGGAACAACTTCACATTCAGAGAAATCTTCATACTTATTATATGGATGCATATGGTGCTCCTGTAATAGGGGAACATGGTAGATGGCTAGGGATTGTTGTTGTCATGCACGATATTACAGAACTTATAAAACTAGAACAAATCCGCAAAGACTTTGTCGCCAATGTTTCCCATGAATTAAAGACACCAGTTACTTCTATAAAGGGATTTTCGGAGACGTTGTTGTTCGGGGCGTATAAAAACGAGGAAACCTTGCTTTCTTTTCTAGAAATTATTCATAAAGAGAGCAATCGATTACAAATGCTTATTAATGATTTGTTGGATTTATCAAAAGTTGAACAAGTTGGATATAAAGTTAATTTAAATAAAGTGGAACTTCGTGAAATTCTTATTCGAGGACTTGAAATGACTACGCATTTAGTGGAAGAAAAAAATATAAAAATGGAAACAACTGTGGATGAAAATGTTCATGTTTTAGGAGATAAAAATAGACTCATTCAAATAATGATGAATCTGCTTGCAAATGCTATTACGTATTCTCCCGAAAATACAACTATACATGTGAATATCTATAAAAACAAAACGTTCGGGGTTTTCCAAATTCAAGACGAAGGAATAGGAATAAAAAAATCAGAGATTAATCGAATATTTGAGCGCTTTTACCGTGTTGACCGTGCAAGAAGTAGAAACTCTGGTGGTACAGGTCTTGGACTTGCCATTGTTAAACATCTTGTTGAAGCGCATCACGGATTAATAGAAGTAGAAAGTGAAGTTGGGAAAGGTACAATATTTACTGTGTCTATTCCAATTGTTAAAAGTTAA
- a CDS encoding carboxylate--amine ligase produces the protein MNNQPFIPIIIGTDINAYNMAISFHEEYNIKPILVGKEEMSFTKWSNMIDHVEIHSNLWDKTAFVTVLTEVAEKYKVAGKQLLLVGTNDFYVRLIIENAEVLKKMYVFNYMSEELMNNLLVKANFYKLCEKHGIDAPKTYYYSCLTKEPFLDEVLFPLIIKPSNGVQYYKNKFPGQQKVYRVENREELNDVINQVNASGYIEDLIIQDYIPGDDTYMWDSVFYMSSKGKAQLCTFAQVVLQEHTVTAIGNYTALITRYNEKMMLKLQQFLEAVGYVGFANFDLKYDERDGKFKVFEVNIRQGRSSYYTTALGHNMARYFVDDVIYNKEKPLTLLDEHYLFTVVPKIVLKKFVDNKEIQAEIKQLLKEGKWGNPLFYKKDKHLMRKLFLLARQFNYYKKYKNNNW, from the coding sequence ATGAACAATCAACCCTTTATCCCAATTATTATTGGGACAGATATAAATGCATACAATATGGCAATTTCATTTCATGAAGAATATAATATCAAGCCAATCTTAGTTGGAAAAGAAGAAATGTCTTTTACCAAATGGAGTAATATGATCGACCATGTAGAAATTCACTCCAATCTTTGGGATAAGACAGCATTTGTTACAGTCTTAACTGAAGTAGCAGAGAAATACAAGGTCGCGGGAAAACAATTATTGCTTGTAGGGACGAACGATTTTTATGTACGCTTAATTATTGAAAACGCAGAAGTTTTGAAAAAAATGTATGTCTTTAATTATATGTCAGAAGAACTGATGAATAATTTACTCGTGAAAGCGAATTTTTATAAATTATGTGAAAAGCACGGTATTGATGCACCTAAAACTTATTATTATTCTTGTTTAACGAAGGAGCCGTTTTTGGATGAAGTATTATTTCCTTTAATTATTAAACCAAGCAATGGTGTCCAATATTATAAAAACAAGTTCCCGGGTCAGCAAAAAGTATATCGAGTAGAAAATAGAGAAGAGTTAAATGATGTTATAAATCAAGTAAATGCAAGCGGATATATAGAAGATTTAATCATACAAGATTATATTCCAGGTGATGACACCTACATGTGGGATTCTGTGTTTTACATGAGTTCGAAGGGTAAAGCACAATTATGTACATTTGCCCAAGTAGTACTCCAGGAGCATACAGTAACTGCTATTGGTAACTACACGGCCCTTATTACGAGATACAATGAGAAAATGATGTTAAAACTTCAACAATTCTTAGAAGCAGTCGGTTATGTAGGATTTGCAAACTTCGATTTGAAATATGATGAACGGGATGGTAAGTTTAAAGTATTTGAAGTAAATATTCGACAAGGGCGATCTAGTTATTATACGACTGCCTTGGGACATAATATGGCGCGTTATTTTGTAGATGATGTTATTTACAACAAAGAAAAACCGCTTACCTTGTTAGATGAACATTATTTATTTACGGTTGTGCCAAAAATTGTTTTAAAAAAGTTTGTAGATAATAAAGAAATCCAAGCAGAAATTAAACAACTTTTGAAGGAAGGAAAGTGGGGTAATCCACTGTTCTATAAAAAGGATAAGCACTTAATGCGTAAGTTATTTTTACTTGCTCGTCAGTTTAATTACTACAAAAAGTATAAAAATAATAATTGGTAA